From Terriglobales bacterium, the proteins below share one genomic window:
- a CDS encoding diguanylate cyclase, translated as MAEDDPVYRHLLQSWLQGWDYKVTLAEDGAAAWSELQADHHPRLVLLDWMMPGLDGVEICRRVRALQREAYSYIIVVTSKAAKQDAIDALDAGADDYLIKPLEANELRARMQVGTRILRLQDELLRSREQLRFRATHDALTGIWNRRHILQLLQEEMVRGARMGMCVGALMLDLDRFKVINDTHGHQVGDAVLAEVAGRVVHAVRCYDKVGRYGGEEFLVVLPDCSGDMLGCIAERIRARVAAKPILNEGVEIRVSVSIGGAVANPDQPSDPALLIRNADRALYLAKEAGRNRCIIDAEVTANCG; from the coding sequence CCGGTCTACCGCCATCTCTTGCAAAGTTGGCTGCAGGGGTGGGACTACAAGGTAACGTTGGCCGAAGACGGTGCCGCTGCCTGGAGCGAGCTGCAGGCCGATCATCACCCGCGGCTGGTACTGCTGGATTGGATGATGCCGGGCCTGGACGGGGTCGAGATCTGCCGGCGAGTACGCGCGCTGCAGCGGGAGGCATACTCTTACATCATCGTGGTCACGTCAAAGGCGGCCAAGCAAGACGCCATCGATGCGCTCGATGCGGGAGCGGACGATTACCTGATCAAGCCGCTGGAGGCCAACGAGCTGCGCGCGCGCATGCAGGTGGGCACCCGCATTCTACGGCTGCAGGACGAACTGCTGCGGTCGCGGGAGCAACTGCGTTTTCGAGCCACTCATGATGCGTTGACCGGGATCTGGAACCGCCGCCATATCCTGCAACTGCTGCAGGAGGAAATGGTGCGCGGGGCCAGAATGGGGATGTGCGTCGGCGCTCTCATGCTGGACCTGGACCGATTCAAAGTTATTAATGATACCCACGGCCACCAGGTCGGAGATGCCGTCCTGGCTGAAGTTGCCGGCCGTGTTGTCCACGCGGTCCGCTGTTACGACAAAGTCGGCCGCTATGGTGGAGAGGAATTCCTGGTTGTCCTGCCCGATTGTTCGGGCGACATGCTGGGCTGCATCGCGGAACGAATCCGCGCGCGCGTGGCGGCGAAACCCATCTTGAATGAGGGAGTGGAGATTCGCGTCAGTGTGAGTATCGGCGGCGCGGTGGCCAATCCCGACCAGCCGTCGGATCCCGCCCTGCTGATTCGCAACGCGGACCGGGCGCTTTACCTGGCGAAGGAGGCGGGGCGGAACCGGTGCATCATCGACGCGGAGGTCACCGCGAACTGTGG